DNA sequence from the Candida dubliniensis CD36 chromosome 5, complete sequence genome:
GTCAAATTTCATTTCGATTAGGGCATACTCAATCTCTTTATATGAGCAATACCACCACTAATCTCCGGATGCTTATTATTCCGAGATTCCACTTTACTTTGAACGTTATCAGGTGCAACATAATAGGATTCCTTAATTTCCTCGGTTGGAGttataatattataaacCAAGCTGTGTTGACCCATCTCGACCGGTCCATGCGAAGTAAAATTATCcttaatcaattttcttaCGCCGTCCAAGTTCCCTTTGTCATATAATAAAGGTTTAAGTGTTTTCATGGTGTTATTGTTCACTGCCTTAGTTAATAAGTCAGCAACATTGAGTTTGGTATTGATGTACACAACAGAAAGTAGTTTATATTCGAGAATAAGTTGTCTGATTGTTTTAAGACATATATCCACCAGTCTTCTGATAGCAGAAGATTTCCGATTATAGGAATTCATAATTACTGGCTGGTTATCCTCAAATATAATGATCTTGGGAGCACTGTaaccaattgattgaacaatttgTCTGATAATCATAGATCTATCAACAGTCTCCCCTAATGCAATTAACTCACATGCCATGGAGCTTTTAGTTATACTCCTTTGTTTCTTAGTCCCCCAAGATACAAGATTACCATTGAGATAAATGGCAAAACCTGAAACAGAATGCCTATCCAAATCTGCCGCAAATGAAGCATCAGAATAAGCATAGATCACATTTGAATCCTCACTAATGTCTTTCGTTTGATTCCGTCTCATGATTAATCTttcattgttatttttgtaCAAATACTTGATCATTTGCATAAGATGTTTGTAATCATTTTCTGTGGGTTCGTGGCATTTTGCTGCGAGAGCATTAGTTCCGTATGAAATTGATGGCATGGTATTATTTGTTAGCCACAATAACATACCCACAATACTCCGATATAAATCATGATGTTCTTTGTCCAAACGGGGAGAATTACTATCTTCATAAATGTATTCGTCTGGTATTGGTATATCCTTCTGGTTCTTCAAAGGTTTACCTGTGTTATcatcaatgattttatattttccattcttgaaaatattatctGGAGTACGTGGTAGATCAGCACCTTTCATTATTTCTGTTGGGAAAGCTTCAATCAATCTTTTAACAAACTTGTTTTGGTGAAGTTCATAGCCAAAAGCATTTTTCTGAAATTCAATTCCTAAATATTCCAGAATCTCACCAATATAGTTTAGACTGAATTTTGCCTCCAAATCGTCcatgaatttattgaagaaCTGATTACTGGAGGCAACGACGAATAAGTCATCGACGTATAGTGCAATgtatattttttcattaccTTTTTCGAGCATAAAAAGTCCTTCGACATTCTCACATTGATATAATcccattttctttaatgtCTTACTGACATGGGAATGCCACTCGAAGCCTGATTGCTTGAGTCCATACACCGCTTTCACCAACCTCCAGCAATGTATACCGTCATCATATCCAGGAGGTGGCTTAACGAAAATCGGAGTATCTTTTGGCAAAGTCGCGTTGAGATATGCTGACTTTATATCGATATGGTGAATTTGAGCCTTGCTTTCTACGGCTATCGCTGTCAAGACCCTGATGGTAGTAAGGTCAGTAACTGGTGACAGGACACAATTCTTATCAAAATCGAGTCCAGGGATTTGCCTAAATCCTTGGACAACGCACCGACTCCTGAAAAATTCCCCTTTCGGGTCATTTGGCTTATATGAATGAACCCATTTTGCGGGTATCATTCTGAagttctttttcttcttcactaCTTGGTAGACGTTCATTTCTTTGAACTTTTTCATCTCATTGTCCATGGATCTTCTccaattttcatcattataatCCACGTATTTTTCCACACCATAAACACTAAAATCAATATcgttttcaatatcattcaAGTCACCTGTCAGTGTTTCTAGTCTTGCTTCTATGCTAGAAATGTGTTTCGTTGGTGGGATAAGCTCATCAATAATCTTCAAGTTGTTAAGAAGCATTGGTGGCTTTGAGACTCTACCATTACCTTTGTAGTAAGccatattttcatttttgagTTCAGATGTTCTAGTGAATAAGTAAGAATCTGCAATGGTATCTAATGTTTTATTTAGATTATGctcatttttcaatgctTCGATTCTAACTGAAATCTCATTCACTGTTTCCTTATTCGGAAGTAAAGGATGCctatcaatttttgttcTCTTGATACTATTTTTATTTCCCACATCAATGTTCATGGTTGAGGCTGATAATCGGACACTAGTGGTAACGTTAGAAACCGGCAGCGACTCGTATGCTCCCCCATTACTGAGATGCTGTTGAGGTGGTAATCCCCACTCAGATGGAAGTAATGTCGTAGAGTCGTTGTTAACTCCCAGGAATTGAACATTCTTCCCTACTGGCGGGGGCGGTCTGTGAGTTGGTATTGTTGAATACGGTTGATGCATATCTATGTTAGAACTGACTGTCCCATCTTGAGTTGTCTCGCCCCGGGCGTTAGGTACTCCATGACGTATACCATCTGCAGTAGGTAATACACCAAGATCTGATTCATTAGGCTTGTTTGCCATTGAACTTTGAAAAGATGGTTCTGAAATATTGACCTGTTGGTTCTTATTGGGTTCAATATTTTCCGTGTCGTTCTGTCCCAAATATTTATGATCACTCCCCATTTTCAGATATTCCATGTTGTCTTTACTCATCCAGTTATATGGAGCAAGACTTTGTTCTGATTGATGTTCCAACAATTTTCCAGTAACTTGCAACAGTGGAAAAGTAAATCCTTGTTGAGTTAAGAAATCTCCAGCTATATTGTTCTGTAAGAATTCGTCTGGTACCTCTGCTATTAATTCATCCatattgatattggtaGCTGTCGGTTCAATTGTGGTTGGTCTATCTGAGGAGACATCTTGGGATGATGTACCTTGTGTTGGCAAGTGATCTTCATAAGGGACATAGCGACCATTGAGTAGTTCATTTCTAGACGAATCTTCGAAGAATGGAAAGTTCCCAGACTCATCCATATTCTTCCGCATTTTTTCGCCGAAAGTATCTAGGAATGTATTAATATTGTTCATAGATCCTAAAAATCTAACATTCACAAATAATCTTCTGGTATAATTACCATCGACTAACTGGATAAGGTAGACATTGGAGTCATTACCATAACCCAAGAAGATACCTGGTACACCTCTATGAAATCctttgataaattggacACCTAATGCATCTGCTTCCTGTTTATTCAGGAGTATGACAAACACATCTACCCCGAACTGGTGGTAGTTTGGTCTATATCTACGTCCGTAGAATAGTTCATGTGGCGTCCAACCCTTGTGGGTTTCGACTCGCTCAGACGGCGTAtgatttttaataaatacgGCGTAAGCAACAATCTCACAAAAGAATATAAGTAATTCTTTGTACCGGTTAGGGAAGTTTAACACCACATATAacattcttcttttcaataCGTTATTATGCGATTCTGCCATCCCATTCATTTCAGGTGAATAAGGAGGTAAaacttctttctttattctTAAAGTGCCTAACTCTGCCTCAGTTGGAAACTCTTTGGCATTATCCGACCTAAACCTTGCAATTTTCTTTGGGTAAAGGTCAGCATGTAGGTGTTCAAAAAGAtctaaaatttcttttgtaaATCTCTTTTCTGTTTTCACTAttgcaaaagaaaatcCACTATAGTGATCAGTTATCAATGTGATATAATACTTCACATGACCGACATGGTAAGGTCCCATGGTATCACAATGAAACCTGTATAAACTCCGCTCGGGTGGAGACTGAGTTGTTTTGTTATGCGAATGTTGTTTTGCATTAACAAGTATACATTGTTTGCAACCTTTGATCTGATCTTTCGCATCTTGATCGTCAATGGAACATTTGATTCTTCCTTGTTCATGCAATCTTATTAATGATCTAATTGACATGTGACCAGTGATCAAATGATAGTAGTATAAGTCTTTTCTACCATCGGGGTTTGCCACAACTTGATCAATTCTTGGATCAACTAGTTTTGTCATGGCATTGATGCTGTTTAAATAACCTTTCTCTTCACCTTCATCTTCGatgaatgaattattatccaTAAACATCTTCCCATTCGAGTATACTTTTCCTCTCGATGGTCCAGTGAAAAGATTGGtatttaatgattgttTGGCAAAGATAACATGTTTTTCGTTAAAATTTACACACAATAACATTTTATGAGACAAGATAACATCATATCCTTGGGCAGTTATTTGGCCACAAGATACTAAGTTAATCTTAAATCCCGGAATATAATGAGCGTCTTTTAATACTAACTCATGATGATTAATGTTGATTACTAAATCCTCAGAGCCATGACTACGGATCTTCTGTCCGTTCGGAAGTTCAAATATTTGCTGTTCTTCCGAGTCATAGTTGCTTAGCAATTTATTGT
Encoded proteins:
- a CDS encoding retrotransposon Tca2 polyprotein, putative (transposable element); this encodes MLLCVNFNEKHVIFAKQSLNTNLFTGPSRGKVYSNGKMFMDNNSFIEDEGEEKGYLNSINAMTKLVDPRIDQVVANPDGRKDLYYYHLITGHMSIRSLIRLHEQGRIKCSIDDQDAKDQIKGCKQCILVNAKQHSHNKTTQSPPERSLYRFHCDTMGPYHVGHVKYYITLITDHYSGFSFAIVKTEKRFTKEILDLFEHLHADLYPKKIARFRSDNAKEFPTEAELGTLRIKKEVLPPYSPEMNGMAESHNNVLKRRMLYVVLNFPNRYKELLIFFCEIVAYAVFIKNHTPSERVETHKGWTPHELFYGRRYRPNYHQFGVDVFVILSNKQEADALGVQFIKGFHRGVPGIFLGYGNDSNVYLIQLVDGNYTRRLFVNVRFLGSMNNINTFLDTFGEKMRKNMDESGNFPFFEDSSRNELLNGRYVPYEDHLPTQGTSSQDVSSDRPTTIEPTATNINMDELIAEVPDEFLQNNIAGDFLTQQGFTFPSLQVTGKLLEHQSEQSLAPYNWMSKDNMEYSKMGSDHKYLGQNDTENIEPNKNQQVNISEPSFQSSMANKPNESDLGVLPTADGIRHGVPNARGETTQDGTVSSNIDMHQPYSTIPTHRPPPPVGKNVQFSGVNNDSTTLLPSEWGLPPQQHLSNGGAYESSPVSNVTTSVRLSASTMNIDVGNKNSIKRTKIDRHPLLPNKETVNEISVRIEALKNEHNLNKTLDTIADSYLFTRTSELKNENMAYYKGNGRVSKPPMLLNNLKIIDELIPPTKHISSIEARLETSTGDLNDIENDIDFSVYGVEKYVDYNDENWRRSMDNEMKKFKEMNVYQVVKKKKNFRMIPAKWVHSYKPNDPKGEFFRSRCVVQGFRQIPGLDFDKNCVSSPVTDLTTIRVLTAIAVESKAQIHHIDIKSAYLNATLPKDTPIFVKPPPGYDDGIHCWRLVKAVYGLKQSGFEWHSHVSKTLKKMGLYQCENVEGLFMLEKGNEKIYIALYVDDLFVVASSNQFFNKFMDDLEAKFSLNYIGEISEYLGIEFQKNAFGYELHQNKFVKRLIEAFPTEIMKGADLPRTPDNIFKNGKYKIIDDNTGKPLKNQKDIPIPDEYIYEDSNSPRLDKEHHDLYRSIVGMLLWLTNNTMPSISYGTNALAAKCHEPTENDYKHLMQMIKYLYKNNNERLIMRRNQTKDISEDSNVIYAYSDASFAADLDRHSVSGFAIYLNGNLVSWGTKKQRSITKSSMACELIALGETVDRSMIIRQIVQSIGYSAPKIIIFEDNQPVIMNSYNRKSSAIRRSVDICLKTIRQLILEYKLLSVVYINTKLNVADLLTKAVNNNTMKTLKPLLYDKGNLDGVRKLIKDNFTSHGPVEMGQHSLVYNIITPTEEIKESYYVAPDNVQSKVESRNNKHPEISGGIAHIKRLSMP